GATATTGATCAAGAGTGCGCCTGTCACATCAGCATCTAATTTGATCCCCGTTTCGATATAATCGTCCAAGCCTGTATTCATCTGGATCGTGATCAAAGCACCGATCCGACGCTTCGACATATATTGGATCGCCTGATCTAATGCCTTAACAAGTTGGATCTCAGCCTCATTTTCTTTTTTATTATAGACGGTAAAGAGCGATCCTCGCCCTAAATGTTCTAAACCACGTCTGATCTCAGGTTGAAAGATCACGATGATCGCAATGATACCCCAATTTATCACCTGATCCATGATCCAAGAAACTGTTTCTAAGCCTACATACCAACTGATCAACTTGATCACGATGATCACAACGATCCCGCGAAAAAGTTGAACTGCTTTTGTTCCGCGTAAAAGCATCATCAACATGTAGATCACATACCAAACAGCCAGAATATCTAAAAGCCGGATAAAATTTTGCCATGAAAAAAGACTGTTCCAGTCAAAAGCCATAATCTTCGACTATACAAAATATGGAAACATCTAAACTTTTACGATGCTTAGAAAGAAATATAGCTTTTCCTTTCTTAAGTTTATTTATGTTTTAACGCCAGTTTGACTGACCTCTATAACTCCATCCCTTTTACTATTACTGGATAACAGCGCTAGCGAGATGGGGCGATATCCACCCCATATTTTATCTTTCTAGTAAATATCACCAACACATCAACTTGCCTTTTTTCACGCGCTCCCCTCTATTTGATCTATTTCTATATTATAGCACGCTTCGTTCAGAATGTTTTTTTTTAAAAAAAGACTAACTGCTTAAAAAAATTCTAAATAATCGTAATTGTTATTCATTTCTATCTTTTTTTGCTACAATTAAATCAATATTGGTAGGTGATGTTTTATGTCGAAAAAATTACAATGGATCGTTCGAGTCACTTTTTGGATCTATCTCCTTTACATCTACATAACGGTCTATCGTCAAGGATCTTTCTATAGTTTTTTATTGCTCAATACTTTTCTTGGCTATCTACCGATCGAGATCGCTTTACATTTAAAAGCTACGCAATCAAAATTGATCTATTGGGGGTTATTTGTCCTTTGGTTGCTTTTTTATCCTAACGCACCTTACGTGATCACCGATCTTTTCCACTTAGCCCGAATGGATCCGTATAATCCAGCAAACGGTTTGATGAGCTTTGACTTACATATGTGGTTGAATTTCACAAATCTTGTTGCCAGTGCTTTTGGCTGTGCTTTGATGGGGATCTGGAGCTTAGAGTATGTTGCACAAACGCTTCAAAAAAGATTCCGACTTCTAGGCTGGCCTTATCGTACGCTACTAGTTGTGTTCTTAACACTAGCATCTTCGATCGGGATCTATGTTGGACGTTTTTTACGGCTTCATACGGCATATCTTTTCTTTGAACCAGATGCTGTGATCAAACAATTGCTTGAGATGTGGAATCCTCGCATGTTGATCTTTGTCACTTTCATGACGATCATTCAACTCATCATCTGGGCAGCACTTGTGATCGGACGTGAATTGATCGGCAACTACGATAAGTCAGAAAAATTACTCAAATAAAAAAACTTTTTATATCAAAAATGATATAAAAAGTTTCAGAATGTAGACTAAGTCATCAGAGTATGTGCTCTGGTGACTTTTTTTGTATAATTAAAGAAAACGATTACGGAGGTATTTGTCATGCTTCGCAAGAGTGATCCCAATCTCAAACGCCGTGAATATGCTCGTACTTCTCTAGATGATTTGGTCCCAAAAGATCATTTACTCCGTAAAATTGATCAAATTATTGATTTCTCTTTTATTTATGATCTTGTCGAAGATTCCTATTGTAAAAATAATGGCCGTCCCAGTCTTGATCCTGTATTACTCATAAAGATTCCTTTGATTCAAAATCTATTTGGTATTCGTTCTATGCGTCAAACGATCAAAGAAATTCAAGTTAATGTCGCTTATCGATGGTTTCTAGGACTGGGTTTAAATGATCCTGTTCCTCATTTCTCTACTTACGGTAAAAACTATAAAAGAAGATTTGCTGAAAATCATGTAATAGAAGCCATTTTTGCTCATATCTTGAAACTCTGCTTAGAAAATGATCTTATCGACACAACTGATATTTTTATTGATGGAACTCATTTGAAAGCTGCTGCTAACAGCCGTAAATATACTACTGAAGTTATTGAAACTAAGTCAAAATTTATGAGTGAAGATCTCGAAAAAGAAATAAATGTAGATAGAGCTAAACATCAAAAGAAACCCTTAAAAGAAGAAAAACCTAAAAAAAAACTAGACAAGTAAAAATATCTAAAACTGATCCTGATAGTGGATGGTTTCATAAGGGTGAACACAAACAGGTTTTTGCCTATAACGTTCAAGCTGCCTGTGATAAAAATGGGTGGCTCTTAGCTTATGTGGTCGGTGCGGGAAATATCCATGATACGCAACTTTTTCCTGAAATATTTGAAAAAGTACGGAAGTACGACCCACAATATATTATCGCTGATTCTGGCTATAAAACACCCACGATCGCACACTTTTTACTATCTCAAGGCATAATTCCCATTCTTCCTTATAAACGCCCAAGGGGCAAAGTTGGTACGCTTAGACCCAAAGATTTTGTTTATGATGAATATTATGATTGTTATTTATGTCCTGGCGATCAAATCTTAATGTACTCCACAACTAATCGAAGTGGTTATCGTGAATATAAAAGTGATCCTACAATCTGTGAAAAATGTCCTTTACTGCACAAATGTACACAAAGTAAAAATCATCAAAGAGTTATCGCTCGTCATGTTTGGCAAGATAGTATGGAAAAATGTGAGGATATCAGGCATCAAACTGGCTCAAAATTAAAGTATGAAGCGCGAAAGGAGACGATCGAAAGAAATTTTGGTTCGGCAAAAGAATATCACAACTTGAGATACGCCCGAGAAGTAGGAATTGATAAAATTCTAGCTCAAGTCGGGTTGATATTTGCGTGCCTAAATCTAAAAAAACTGGTAAAAATACTGGGGAAAAAACCTGTTATATTCGTATATTTCAAAGTATATAGTTATAAAAATACATAAAAAAACAAACTCTATCCGATTTGAATAGAGTTTGTCTACGTTCTGAAACTTTTTATATCAAAAATGATATAAAAAGTTTTTTTATTTGCCGTCTGTCCCGATGATCCGTACTTCAGTTTCCAATTTAACACCGAATTTTTCAAAAACGACCTGTTGAACGTGTTTGATCACGGCTAAGTAATCTGTAGCTGTTGCCGCACCAATATTTACGATAAAACCAGCATGTTTCTTAGAAACTTGTGCACCCCCGATCGTAAAACCTTGCAACCCAGAGTCATGGATCAATTTACCAGTAAAATGACCTACAGGCCGTTTAAAAACACTCCCACATGAAGGATATTCCAGCGGTTGTTTTGAAGCTCGCAAGAAATTCAACTCATCCATGCGCTCGCGAATCACTGTTTTATCCCCTTGTTTCAAGGCAAAAACAGCTTCTAACACGATATCATGTTCAGTTTGTAAACGACTGGTCCGATAACCAAACTCTAATTCTTCATTTGAATATTCTTTGATCTCACCTGTTGGCGTCAAAACTTTGACTTTAGCTAAAACATCTTTGATCTCACCATCATAGGCTCCAGCATTCATAAAAACTGCGCCCCCGATCGAACCTGGGATCCCGGCTGCAAACTCCAACCCCGTTAGGCCATGCTGATAGGCGATCTCAGTCGTTTCGATCAAAGACGCTCCAGCCGAAGCAAAAAGCAAGTCATTTTCGACCTTGACTTCAGCTAACTTCGTCAAAATGATAACTAGACCCCTGATCCCCCCATCTTTAACGATCAAATTGCTAGCATTGCCAATGATCGTTAACGGGAGTTCATTTTCTTTTGCAAAAAAGACAAGCGCTTGTGTTTCCGCAATATTTTTAGGAAAAGCGATCAGATCTGCCGGACCACCTGTTTTAGTATTTGTATAATGTGCTAACGGTTCATCTTTTAAAATCTCGATCTGAGGTAATTCATTTAAAATCTTGTCATCAATCATTATCTTATTTGCTTCCTTAAATTATCAATATATCTCTAATTTTAACATTTTTTACTTTGACTTGCGACTCTACTTGTTTTACGCTGAAAGTAAGTTTAATTATTTGAAAGGAAGGATCCACTTGAATTTCGTTGCGATCGATTTTGAAACTGCTAACGCTAAACGAAGTAGCGCTTGTTCCCTTGCTCTTACCGTCGTTAAAAATGATCAGATCGTCGATGAATTATATTCATTGATCGATCCCCAAATGAATTTTTCTCCTTTTAACACAAAGATCCACGGGATCACACCTGCTCAAGTAAAAAATGCACCGACTTTTGCTGAATTATGGCCACATATCCAAAGCTTTTTTACGCCAGAACAACTGGTGATCGCGCATAATGCTCCCTTTGATTGTAGTGTCTTGAAAAAAACATTGGAAGCTCATTCTTTAGAAGCGCCAAGTTTCTTAGTTTTAGATACAGTCAAAACAAGCCGCAATTTTTATCAAGATCTACCAGATCATAAATTAAATACTGTTTGTGCGCGTCTAGACATTGAATTGAAACATCACCATAATGCTCTAGCAGATAGTCATGCTTGTGCCCAGATCTTATTAAAACAAATGCAGGATTTTGGACCACAACAATTACGCCCTTTTATTCGTAAATATAATTGATAAAAAAGAGTCTAACAAGTGATATGATTCCCCTAGAGTGGACACGGAAATAATAAAGATTCTGTGATCACTCTAGGGGGATTTTTTATGTCTAGAAGAACTACTAAACATACACTTGAAGAAAGATACCAGGCAGTCTCCGAGTATCTTAGTGGACAATATAGTAAGTACTTTATCTGCCGGAAATATACCATTTCTAAAAATACATTTGATAATTGGATCAGAAAATACAAAGCTGGCGGTTTAGATGGCTTAAAAGAGTCTAGAACCTGGAAAGAATATTCAGTTGAATTAAAAACAACTGCGGTTCTAGAATATTTAGAAAATGGACGTTCACCAAAGAAAATTTGTGATAAATACAATATTTCGAGTGTTTCGGTTTTACGTAAATGGATCAACTTGTATACTAATGGAAAAGGCTTTAAAGCTACCATTGGAGGTCGTAATAGAATGAAACATGGACGTAAAACTACTTTTAAGGAACGGCTCGAAATAGTTCAGTATACACTTGCTAATAATAAGAATTATCACAAAGCGATCGATAAATATAATGTTTCTTATTCCCAAGTCTATAATTGGGTCAAAAAGTTTGAAGTAGATGGCGAAAAGGCATTATACGATAATCGTGGTAAAACAGTTAAAGATCGTGATTATAAGACTCTTTCTGAAACTGAGCGTCTCAAGCTTGAGATCCTACGTTTGAAAGAACGTAATAAATATCTAGAAGCAGAAAATATCGTTTTAAAAAAATTGGACGAACTCGAAAGGAGGAGATAAGCTTTATACCTAAAAATCTGCGTTTTAAAGCTATTCAGGAAGTTCTTAAAGAGTTTCCACAAATTGAACTCTGGATCCTTTGTGCGATCTTAAATGTATCGCGCTCAGGGTATTATCGTTATTTAACTGCTCCAAAATCACAATGTACTTTGGAAAATGAATGGTTAAGTGAGATCATAAAAAAAGAATTTCATGCTTTAAATGGAATTTACGGTTCTAGAAGAATGACTCTTCTTATCAATCGAAAGTATCAAAAACAATATAACTTCAAACGTATTCGTCGCTTAATGAGAGTCCTTGGTTTATATTCAGTAATTCGTCGCAAACGCCGAGGTTGTACTCGTTCAGAACATTTAAACTACGAAGAAAATACTTTAGGTCGTGATTTTTCCGCTAC
This window of the Ligilactobacillus faecis genome carries:
- a CDS encoding 3'-5' exonuclease — its product is MNFVAIDFETANAKRSSACSLALTVVKNDQIVDELYSLIDPQMNFSPFNTKIHGITPAQVKNAPTFAELWPHIQSFFTPEQLVIAHNAPFDCSVLKKTLEAHSLEAPSFLVLDTVKTSRNFYQDLPDHKLNTVCARLDIELKHHHNALADSHACAQILLKQMQDFGPQQLRPFIRKYN
- a CDS encoding DUF1361 domain-containing protein → MSKKLQWIVRVTFWIYLLYIYITVYRQGSFYSFLLLNTFLGYLPIEIALHLKATQSKLIYWGLFVLWLLFYPNAPYVITDLFHLARMDPYNPANGLMSFDLHMWLNFTNLVASAFGCALMGIWSLEYVAQTLQKRFRLLGWPYRTLLVVFLTLASSIGIYVGRFLRLHTAYLFFEPDAVIKQLLEMWNPRMLIFVTFMTIIQLIIWAALVIGRELIGNYDKSEKLLK
- the cdaA gene encoding diadenylate cyclase CdaA, with the translated sequence MAFDWNSLFSWQNFIRLLDILAVWYVIYMLMMLLRGTKAVQLFRGIVVIIVIKLISWYVGLETVSWIMDQVINWGIIAIIVIFQPEIRRGLEHLGRGSLFTVYNKKENEAEIQLVKALDQAIQYMSKRRIGALITIQMNTGLDDYIETGIKLDADVTGALLINIFIPNTPLHDGAVIIKDNKIAVAAAYLPLSESNLIPKELGTRHRAAVGISEVTDALTIVVSEETGGVTITKNNELIRDLDQQDYLKLLYNDLVPKTEEKNSVFTRFLTSFFNKGGRKH
- the murB gene encoding UDP-N-acetylmuramate dehydrogenase, translating into MIDDKILNELPQIEILKDEPLAHYTNTKTGGPADLIAFPKNIAETQALVFFAKENELPLTIIGNASNLIVKDGGIRGLVIILTKLAEVKVENDLLFASAGASLIETTEIAYQHGLTGLEFAAGIPGSIGGAVFMNAGAYDGEIKDVLAKVKVLTPTGEIKEYSNEELEFGYRTSRLQTEHDIVLEAVFALKQGDKTVIRERMDELNFLRASKQPLEYPSCGSVFKRPVGHFTGKLIHDSGLQGFTIGGAQVSKKHAGFIVNIGAATATDYLAVIKHVQQVVFEKFGVKLETEVRIIGTDGK